The window acttagGCGAGAGTTCGATAACCGACCTAAAGCGTGAGCACAGTGGCTCACTTTGATTCTCGAGATGGAGccgaccgaaaggtcgttggagagcagagctcacttataactcgaccgaggcGAGAGCTGAGAACCGACCTAAAGGTCgatgggcgtgagcacaaggctcacttttaattctagCATGGGagcggtcgttgggcgtgagaacagagctcacttataactcgtgaccgggcGAGAGTCTCGATACTCCGTCCCGAGACCGGTGgcggcgctggtccgagaccgaATAATACTCGTCCGAGGCcgatggcgatggcgctggtccaaACGAGGacatactccggtccgagaccggtggcgatggcgctggtccgagaccagtaataatactccggtccgagaccggtggcgatggcgctggtccgagaccagtaatgatactccggtcccagaccggtggcgatggcgctggtccgagaccagtaataatactccggtccgagaccggtggcgatggcgctggtccgagaccagtaataccCCAAACGGCAAAGGTATTGCTCTTTTCCGCCTTCATCCATCTCGCCTATGCCGACCTGCTGGTTTTTGTCGATCTGGTCGATATTGTTAGCCCTAGGCTTACTCATCCGCACCACCTTTTTCCTTGAACCTTGGGTCATAACGCCCTCATAGCTTGTGACGACCCCGTAGCTCTCGCGACGCGCTTGATTAAATGATCTGATCAGGAGATGCCTATGCGGACCTACTTACTCGGATGATCCGAGCAAGCAACATCCCCGCAGGCCTGCTCGCTATTTCTCTGATCTGACACTCACTCCTACTGACCTGACCTATCTCATTCTTGGCCCTTTTGAATTGCCTGGATTCCGCAGCTTTATGAAACTTCCTGCTTAGTCTCGGGCCTTTCGAGGAGAATGCACTTTTTGTAGGCCACGCCCCTTTATGATTGCCTTGCCATGTCAATCCTTAATGCACTTCTTCTCGGGATGACACCTGTTCAACGCCTTTACTGCTCACGCTTCCTGACGCCTGCTTCTGACCCTTTTTTGCACCCTTCGGCGCTTACTTCCTATCAGACGACGTTGGGGCGtgttacccaaaaagatactcgactcgactctcgatgtttcctaggaatgaatgggctttataaaccctaaaggtagtCTGCCGTCCTTACTTTGACGTTTCGCTATCCTCCTCCCTTCGTTCGCGGTCGTTTCTGGCAGTGCAACTCCTCGTCTTCCTGCTTGCGCCCGACCTGTGACCCCTCTTGTCTTCATCCTCCTCACTTGCTTACTCCTCGTAATCATGGATGATAAGGAACTCTTCTGGTATTCACGttacatctctgatttagaccatcacgATCTGTCTTCACTGCAATCCAACTTGGGGCTAGGCGCCGCATATGAGTTTCGTCTTCCCTCACCAGATGAACATCcctcttctcctcccgaaggtTTCATCACTGTCTTTAGGGATAAAATCTTAGGtggtcttcgctttcctttacatccttttctctctgAGTTGAGTCGCTATTGCGGTATtggtatctctcagtttgcccccaatgtattcccacagacggcgccaaatttgatcccgtccggaagctgagttagacggaccgccgggtgaggtggcgagaatgttgacgaagtcgcgacgtcccggaggggggtgtgctgagatggctcccgtgttgaccaagtcttcgaaagtcctctggtcaacgctacctgcagccagcgaccgggttgacccgacccccggtacctcgatgctcgaggcagatccaacgaatatatgagtacaagactaagccataaaataataaaatgcagAGAGAATATGGACGGAAaatgtaccctggcccaggggggcgccctcggatgggacacgGCTCGAGTTGTCACGGCCCGGAAGAGTAGCTAACTCTGATCAGGCtgtagagctggatctgacgacgaagAGCTGAACGCGGCACGGGCATGAAAGACGAGCTAcagaccgggataagacaccAGCACGCAGGCAGGGACGCTGGGTCGGCATGCAAGCCGGGACGCTGGGTCGACACGCAAGCCGGGACGCTGGGTCGGCACGTAGGTCGGGACGCTGGATCGATACGCAGGCCGGGACGctgggtcggcacgcaggccgggacgctgggtcggcacgcaggccgggacgctgggtcggcacgcaggccgggacgctggatcggcacgcaggccgggacgctgggtcggcacgcaggccgggacgctgggtcggcacgcaggccgggacgctgggtcggcacgcaggccgggacgctgggtcggcacgcaggccgggacgctgggtcggcacgcaggccgggacgctGGGTCGGCACGTAGGCCGGAACCCGACACATATATAGGAGCCGCGCTAGGGTGGAATACAGTATACGAGCAAGATCAGCACAAGGTCCGGACACAATAACAGCATACAGACCGGGCACACAAACATGGCACACAGCCCGAAGGCATACGACGACGAGATAGCTGCCCCGTATAAGCGTCGGAGTCTGAAAGACGGCGACAACTAGCCATAGCGCGGAGGGGGCAGCGATTGCAACGTGAAGGCTCAGACTGTGAGGGTGAACAGTAGTGCCGGCAACGGCTCCGAACACTGCGACGTCGACACGGAGAAGGAGAAAGGGCTGCCGGCGCTCGCGATGGGGGTCATGGTGCGCATGGGGAGCAGAGAGGAGATGGCGGCTGGAAACCGCGGTCGgcgagagaggaaggaggagttgCCGGCTTGGTAGCGGCGCACGAACGAAGCTGAGGAAGAAGGGAGGGGCTGGTGGCGTTCCCTATGGCGGCTCCGGCGAGCTGAGGCGTCTCCGGCGAGAGGAGAGGAGGCAGAGGGAAGGTGGCTCTGCGGCGGCTCCGGCGAGCtgaggcggatgagaaggagaggGAGTGGCGGCATCACTCCCCTGGTCCCTGTTCCCGGCAACGGCCGGGAGAACTCGATGGAGGAGACGGCTTCGTCATTGGCGAGGGAGAGAAGCAGACGAGATGTTACTGGGCGTTGTCTATGCCATCGGCGATAAGAGGGAGATAGGGAGAGAGATAAAGGAAGAGTGGTGGCCGGAAGCCGGCGCCGGCGAGGCGCTCATCAgaaagaggaaggaaaagaagTTTGCGGCGGAAAACAAAAAcgcgaaccccccccccccccctctctccgGGTGAATAGTACCCTAAAAGGGACTGTTACAGTAAAATCTCTAGAATGCCCCTGCCTCCCTTTTCTTATTCCTCCTCTACCCCTCATATTATATCCGTATCAACGTGAAAAAGAGACAAAGTTAACTGACAAAGAAGTTAATTGCGAAAAAGGTGTGTTTTTTGGGCCGTTTCGAATTTTCGATGTTCTTTTTAGGCAATCTTAAATCTTGGAAGTGTTTTTAGAAAATTACAGTTTTATTTATTTTGGCAATTGATTAGAGAAGAATTATATTCTTAATgaattttagtatatttttcatatttaaaataattatatattttgagtcaataaagtttagagaagaaaataaagtttttttcaaacaaaaatgTTAATTGTTCAAATTAGAAAATGTTCGGTGTTCCATAGCCACAGCTATAATCTACTGTACAATGAACGCAAATCACGTGACACGCCCACCACCTCCACTAACCAGTCTCCTTTTATAAGCTCCTCAGTCCCCTCCCTAATTTCGGGTTCAAGGGGGAAAGCATCATGGAGCGTCGCATTCTCGCCCTAGTTCTAGTTCTGGTAGCTTCTGTCGCGATCTGCGCCTCCGCTTCCTCGGCGCCGGCTGTGGGTCACAGGGCCAGCGCCTTCATCCGCTCTTCCTGCCGCGCGACGAGGTACCCCAACCTCTGCGAGCGCAGCCTCTCAACCTACGCGCCCCCGGTCCGGCGGAGCCCCCGCGGCGTGGCGGTGGCCGCGCTTTCCGTGAGCGCGGCCAAGGCGAGGTCGGCCTCGGCCTTCGTGAGCCGGATGTGCGGCGGGAAGCCGACATCAGGCCGCACGCGCGAGGCCGGCGCCGTCAAGGACTGCCTCGAGACGATGCGCGACAGCGTCGACCGGCTCCGGCGCTCGATCCGCGAGATCGGGCGGATGGGGCCAGCCCGGAGCCTGCGGTTCTCGTGGCACCTGAGCAACGTGCAGACCTGGGTCAGCGCCGCGCTCACCGATCAGAGCACGTGCCTCGACAGCGTCTCCCAGAACGCCGGCCCCACCGTCCGAGCGGCGATCCGGAAGCGGGTGGTGGAGGTGGCGCAGGTGACCAGCAATGCCCTGGCTCTCGTGAACCGGCTCCAGCCAAGGACCTGAACCCGGTTCTCACTCTCTTTGCTATACCCCTGCTCGCTCGCATATAGCTGATATATAAAGCGCATAAGGTTTGAGCTTTCGTTTTGTCGCTTAATAGCGTTGTCAAATCCATATATGTATGGGCGATCTGCATAAATAGGCTTAGAACTCAACGTAAACTAatgtaaaatataatataatagtgATCGAtgcatataaatatatatatatcgcAGAGTGTTGCTGTGGAAATTGAAGTAATCTTATATCTGAGTTCAATTCGTtgcttcttttctttttattgaaGCAAAAGAAAACTTCGGAAAGAGGTATAAACGGATTCTTGTTCATCCAAAAGTTGATATATTTTAGTGCCGTAAATTTCGCCTATGTTTCACACACTCAGGAAGGCGAGTCCAAAGACAGCGCGGGACCTCCAACAAGCTACCGACATGAgtttattgctttatttatttGTCAGTTTGTTTGAGGCAGCAATTACTTTAGCGTTTCAGTCGTGATTTATTCACCTGTTTTTTCAATTGTATGTATATTGGAAATTCACTTGAGACATTTATTAACTTTGGGCCTCTAGAAAATGTCTAGCACATGGAGTCGACAGCTGTTTCTTTCTTTTGGCTTGTCTTAACTCGGGAGTCGGGACACATCTTATAATGTTTTTTTCATCCTtcgtttttcttttaaaaaaatattaatttaaattttgaaatctataaTTTACATGGAGTGGTCAGCATGCTGGTCACCTAGATTGGAATTGGAACAAAACTGGCAAAGGAGACAAGAGAGAGCACATGGGCGATTTTGACGTACCCCCACTTGAATGCGAAATGGATCCGATCAAACTTGTTGCATGACAATTATTATCCGAACAACAGCATTGAGCAAATCTGGCCTAAACTTTTAACAATGGTACCGATCGAGTCTAGTCAAATATTCTGCCATCTCATTTCATctcacatggcatatcatactgCCCATTCATCTCTAATATTGGCACTGGAGCTGGAGCTCATGCTGGCAACTCATCAACTTCTGACATACTTAGCCCTTATCTCTTGTGCAGGACAACAAAGACTCTATGGAGCTCCTCATCATTCTCTTGCCTCATGCTGGCAACTCATTAACTTCTGAACTGCTTAGACCTTT is drawn from Zingiber officinale cultivar Zhangliang chromosome 1B, Zo_v1.1, whole genome shotgun sequence and contains these coding sequences:
- the LOC122012357 gene encoding pectinesterase inhibitor 9-like, whose product is MERRILALVLVLVASVAICASASSAPAVGHRASAFIRSSCRATRYPNLCERSLSTYAPPVRRSPRGVAVAALSVSAAKARSASAFVSRMCGGKPTSGRTREAGAVKDCLETMRDSVDRLRRSIREIGRMGPARSLRFSWHLSNVQTWVSAALTDQSTCLDSVSQNAGPTVRAAIRKRVVEVAQVTSNALALVNRLQPRT